The genomic region CTGGCTCtgcctttaccgatcaaaaaaaaaaattgcatacacaatcaaatccagaaataacaaattgaatatttacataaattttaaaaatttgctaCAATAGAATGTGTCATACTTACCCTAAGATCTTGCAAAGCTTTGGGGAAGTCATGGAGCAACTTGATTGTCATCATCATGGTGTTGGCTGTGGTGTCATATCCAGCGAAAATAGTGCCAACTAGAAAATCTAGAATTTGTTCATCGCTTAATTTTGTCTTGACATTTCCATTGATCTCTCCACGAAGCACTTCTGCAAGCAAATCGTCATGGAAATCCAGAGGGAGCTTTCTTCTCTCACGAACCTTCTCTCCTAGCTTCACAACAATTCTCTTTCTTGCCTGCATCACAATTTTCTAATCATTAAAAAATACAAGATTGCAATTCAAGCTTTTTCTACTTGATTGATCACCTGCAAGCTCTTTCTATATCGGCTGAAAGGAAGATCAAGAGGAACACGATACAAGCCATCAGCTAGCTCAAAGTAATCTTTCTTGAGATCCTCAATCTCTGATTCTTTCTTCAAACAGATCACCTTCCGTGCCCAGAAATAAAATGCCATCTACACATAAAATGTCATCTTTACCCACATTAAAAACCTTAAACACTTACTTCTCAAATCTATATTATTACTAGTAATTTTGAGATTTAGAAACAATAAAAATAGTCATGGTTAAACATACATCTCTGCACTTCTCATGCATATGAACAATTTTTCCACCTAAGTCGCTGAGATTCAATCGAACAAAGTCATCAATTTGAGCTAGAATTCGCCCTTTCAAAGTGTCCCCATTTATAAAGGACAACACAGCTCCTCGCATTCTCCTATGAAGGTCATGCTGCACTGCTATAATGTTCCATTTGCCCATCAAATCCATAAATGACTTGGGATGGCCAGGAACAAGCCCTCTACTCACGTCACTCAACAGTAGAGATCTGCTGACTTCCAGATCAGCACAAATAACAGTAGGGCATCCAAAAATATGTGTTTTAAATAGTTTTCCATATTTATTATGCCTCTTCTGCACAAAGCCATGGATATTCATCAGACATTCTCTAGTTTGTCCAACAAAAATCCACCCCATATTACCAGGAGGCAGATTCTTGTTAACCCCATAGTTTATCTTAAACGTTACGAAAACAGATAGAATGAGTAGCAAAATCAAGAGATAAAAAACCCATGTACTCGTCATGGTCAGGCTGTCTGAAATACGAATGTATAATTAAACTAAGATATTTGGGGATCCTTGGCCTCGAAAGCAATAAACAAATGAACTTATAAACTTCAGTTTTGGACGGCACATTGTGGTGATTATTTGCTGGGATCCTTATTCAGTTTTGGACGGCAGATTGTAGTGATCAATTGTTGAGAGCCCTTTTTCCAGTTTTGGACGGCACATTGTAGTGATTGATTGATGAGATCCTTTTGTGATGGAGAAGTATCATTACTACCTATTATCCGTGGTAGAAAATATTACTTAAAAACTCacatattgaatattttctttgcaTAGTAGTCTTCGGTGGTGGCCTGATTTCTAAACATTTTCGTTAGTTTTCTCTTTCCTTTCCAGGAAGGAACGTGTTCGCCTCCCATTTCTACAGGGCTCTCTTTCTATGCTTACTCTGATCCAATTCCCTCGTTAATTGATTGAGGCAAGGGTACAATATTGATTGAGGGAGACGGAAATACAAATGGATATTTTTTTAGTTTATGATATTGTATGATTTATTTTTGGGTTTATCATATTTTGATCTAATTTCTTCTGCCTCAAATTTTTATTTGATATGAAATTGTTCTGTCACATCCTACGCAATCAAACCTAAAGAATGGTAAAGGAGGAGAGCAATATCATAGGTATGGGGAGAGTAATGGCATAGGAATGGGTGTCATGATAGGAAAAGAGGGTAGGAAAAGAGGGTGGGAGGTTTGAACAGATTTAACGAGTAATGGGTATAATTGATGGGTGTCATGATAGGAAAAGAGGATGGGAGGTTTGAACAGATTTAATGGGTAATGGGTATAATTGATTGAGGTGTCTTGGTCATTGATgagatatgaaaatgaaaatggatttTTTTATAGTTTATGATATTGGACgatctatttttaaatttataatattcTGATCCACTTTCGTGTGTCCTTCCCAAATCTTCTTTTGATATGAAAATATTTTGTCACATCCCACAGTCAAACCTAAAGAATTGTAGAGGGGGAGAGTAGTGGCATAGGTATGGTTGTCATGATAGGAAAGAGGATAGGAGATGATAGATATAACGAGGAATGGGTACAATTGATTAAAGGGTCCCTGTCATTAatgagacatgaaaattgaaaaggaaatgaattttttttataaataggcGATCTATTTTTAAATTTACAGATGATTTATAGTAAATAAATCTACTTCATATTTAATATTGAAAGCATTCTCATCAATAAATCTTTTATAATTTGTAATATATTGAATGATACGTATAAATGAAATATACATACCCTACCCTCTACAAAATCCCATTATCTGTCCAATTTCATGTGAAAGGAAGGACGTAAGGCAGTTTCATGTGATTAAAAGAGAGTAGAGATAGACGTATGGTGAGTTTTATTCGTTGTATTTGTTCCAAATGCATTGAAGGAGACACAAGTGATGTGAACAAATTTCACGTCAATGCCTAAAAGATGGGCAAATTTCATACAGACGTCAAGTGATGTAGCTGTTCCAAATCCTTAAAGGAGGACAAGTGACGTGACCATTTGTTAATGCCTTTCAATTCGGAGCTCTATGCCATTGTTTTCAAACCCCAAGTCAATTTCCAAATGAACCTTAATAGCATACTAGAAAAATAATGATCACAAAAATGACCAACAACAATCTAATGAATATGTTAAAGCTACCATTTTCTATTACAGGAGTAAGAAAAAGCCACCCAAAGCCCAGGGAAGTCAGAAGTAGAAGAAAAGAGCTATACATATTCCTGGACTACATCTTTGTTGATAGAATGGTTGAATTTCATGATACAGAACTTGAAACATTTACCTTCCACAAAACATGATCCTCTGCAATGTTAAAAGTTCCCCTTACAATAATAAGAAAGAAGGGCCAGTATCATAGATTGTGCGCCACATTGATGGCAAGAACAACTTCCATAACGTTATGCAAATGAGTTTTACTATAACGCTTTTGAACACTTCCAAGAAAAGCTTTGCATCAGTTCTTCAAAAAGAAGTGTAAAGAATATGAATTTACTCCTAGTctgataaataataattaattatataggTTACTCTCAGAGAAAGTGTAATTCTATCACATGGGTGATGAGGAATGCATGTTTAAATAAAAGTGCCCTATGTTTCATTTTAGTTTTATTAAAAAAGGCATCCCCTCATTTTCATATTAAGTTACCAACCTATGATATTGCGCTAAAAAATTAGGGcttctatgcataatttatttggAAGTGTTTAGCCAAGTTAGATAGGACATTAGGTATGAATGGGTTTTGGTAAATATTGGACTTTAAATTTTCACTTTTTGCAATTATGATTGCAAGGGTTTTTAATCAAGTGGTTGGGTCTATAATACTGAATTGTTTTGTAATTAAAATGTCACGATGTATTTTAAAAAAAGACACAATATctataattttctttctttttgactACATTAGTTAAGTTCATGGGTAATCTATTTTTTGTTTCATTGGTATTATGTTAGTTTTTGAAAAGATATTTGTATAATTGTCTAAGTGATAACGATTTCATTAAATGGTACTAGAACTACATTATATTGAAACCATTAGATGAAATaaaaacaagtgccacgtagtagTGAGTACTTGCCTTATAATATTGATATAAGAATAATtgtgaatataaattttatatattaatataaaaatataagaaaattagcattaatcataactaaataaatctaattaattattatagaattgatttaatattatgatataacattgatataatatgataattattaacattaatatttaaaaattaaaaaaacaataatttagcattaataattataataaataaatctaattaattattcattaatttaatttttaataattaagaatatatctcaataataaataataaatataactatataattaatttattaacatataatatatattatataaataacaaatatgtcaatttcaattgattattaacaaattaatatatagatggaattatcaattataattacataatattaataagaaatattttttaatataaatatgatttttagttgaacaattattACAACATTTCCATGTTAGTATTTATAGAGAATAATGAAAAAGAgttgaaaatttataatttataattaattttatttatataatttgaattgtcataaatatagagataaaaaaaatattatattattttaagaaatttgtgttgaaaaattaattatcgttcactatatcaaataataattattattttttaatttcataataattaatatgtaatgtagattataatttaattaacatattattttaatatttataacaattaataataatttttttaataaatataattattaatatatttattatttaacagtataatgtaaatattgatattaatcttatgatgatattattataataattgaattataattaaaaaattatttaccaaAATGGGTTTGAAATAGTTTTATTTGCAAGTACTAGAAGATTGGAACAGCGGGTCTTTATAAAATAGAGGATGGTatttttaataaaaagaaaaaaatatagacTCTCTTAGTTATGGGTAAATCATTGAAGTATGCAGTTCTCAAATTAATTGTCACATAACAATGttgtttaaaaaatcaaataaaatttataattaaaaaacttAAACAACAATAAACTTTAATAAAATATTAGTGGCAGCATAAAAAACGAAAGTGTCCACGAAATTAGCAAGCCTCTGAAAAATATTGTCCAATGGttgataagaaaaataatttttctaatttgtaaatttaaaaaatatgcatATAGACTTTAAGAAAAGTAagaagtttaaaaaaataaaaaaatacttaattttttttaataaccatatTGCCTAAGGGTAAGTACTAATAAGGAAAATACCATTTTtagggcttcggccctagctcacccggtcgtggatcgcaacttaaggcgtgggtatgctccccatggtcttgagttcgagtccccggtTGTGTTAACTCtggctgtgttaactctgtgtgtgttgctaccttgtgagtgggttgtacacattgggggattagtcttgcttcggcaaggacacctccagattccacgatagtgaatataaaaaaaaaataccatTTTATACAATGATGTTGAGATTGGGTAAGAGACAATCATATAGGACACATCATCTTTTTATATCTCATGGTTGACCATGAAGAACATAATCACTTATAAGTGATGAGCGAGAATATTACTAAAGATGAATAAGTTATTGATTCAATGGCATTGCCTACACCAATATTATCAATAACATGGTTCTAATATTGTTTATATTTACATTTAAGTTCACCTACACAATGTTCTTTCAAAGagtaatgaaaattatttaatatgaaacAATGTTAATTTTTAAATCAATAAAACTGAGAAACTCATCAACTAACTATGAAAGGGCCCTAAAAAAATTTCATGTTCTTTAAAGACTGAACATATTATGACCACCGTATATTATGAAGAGCTAAAGAGAATCATTTTACCTGCATTTTCGAGGGGTCGAACACAACTGAATTTTCAAATgaatttgtttttgcatttgtttctgtcAGGTAAAGTAGCATTTTCCATCCCTTAGGAGTCATATAACCTGTGAATAACCAATCAATATTAAATTTAGATATAGCACTCTTCACCTGTACTCAGCAATggccaaaaaaaaatacaaaatagaaGTGTTTTTTTAACTGCCAACAAACCAACATTGTATTTCTATATCTTTGGTCGCTTTTCTAATAGTTGCAGGAATTAGATTTGCTGCTCTAATTGTCTCTTGTATTATCTGCAGGAGAAATAACTGAGCTTAGCAAATGTCATGCAAGTCTAATGATATTGCCAATTCAGCGCTCACCTAAAGTGCAATGATTTGCAATCATCCCAAGATAATCTCTCTTCAGATGAACTTTTTCTACTGATAATGCCTTGGTGCTCCAACTGCATGATCCATGTTTACATGATTTAGAGAATAAACATATAACAAATTAAATGTTTTATGTTATTTAATTTGTCATTTCTAAATTTGATTGTGCATGCAATTTTTACATGTTTTATAGTATTCAATTTGTTATTTATGAATTTGATTGTGTATACAATTTTTACATCAACGTTTTTAATAATATAATCTTACATCTCCTTAACAATCTCTTTCATTCTGATTATAGATCACAGATAAATCACAAAGTGTGATTTAAACAAATGATATAAAAATTtcatacacaatcaaatctaaaaacaacaaatttttttttttttcaataaaagtggattattccactaaacttttttattaatattttttattatttttacataggattcaaagagcatacaaGAGGAAAGAaacctgggaagaaaacctctggtcacagctcataaaataaacttatagtatctaatggatcaatttatacaccccgctcaaaaccacatacaaaatgcagtcacaacacatataatatcagttttgcatagagcccatatgataatttcccaaaaaaaaacaaaaaacccattggataattttcaaatgtagactccatagctactaccaatggaagaagacaaaattttccaaagccctgtgccaaatctcatgagccaaaaaccttcctgccaaaaaagaaagtatcaaaaaacctttgaaaaaacactattatatcaaataccatgacctcgaactcttctccagacaaccaacatgaatacttgaaatgaaaagggaaagcgtgaataattatcatcataaaattttacatcgacgttactcaacaaaatcatatgactattgctgcaaaccttcccataccctagaaggaatttcctcaaaacccacctctcgctgattagcattgctatcaatggctaaatttgccaaataatctgcaatcttattaacttctctgtaacaatgagataccaagaaagattcaaacaattctaatttttgtaaaatgggatcaagtatatactgcaaattccaacaatttgatttctttttcataacacattgaataatcaccatagaatcaccttcaattattaagtccttaattcccaaagagattgccatatccaatccaaaagacaaagcatgaaattccgcataattgttagttttaaaaccaatagcatgacacttagctcgaataaaatttgcattgtgatcataaattaccatgcctaccctagccggcccagggttaccacgagaggccccatcaaaattcagtttaaagtgcccctgcagaggaggtttccatctagtagagtatctcttacctattgcatcattcttttttaaaattgaaccatgagagggtaaaactgacagcaacttccaaactctagtaactctactatcccagtgtgaaaaagaagtaagattttccaaattcttataaataaatgacaaagcaacctcagagattaaAGACTCagtttttaatagaacctcagacacaggagaccttgtttttttaaatattccgttgtttctctctagccaaacattccaaagcacaatagatggagatatgatccaaaggcatgcataaaaagatgaggcaaacataaagggccaagatctaaaatgggaaatgagatccttaccaataacaaaggatatatttaacttctcaaacaaccactgccaacattcataagcataatcacaatgtaggaacaggtgtgaagaagattccaaatttttgttacaaaggacacaggggaaaacaacagtaataccaagcctgtctagtctcattcctgtaaggactctgtcctaaactgccaaccaagcaaaggctccagctttgggaagacaagctgaatgccaaaccaacttataaggccaagaagataaatctttagcaaccataagagagttgtaaccatctttaacagtgtacttaccagaaatgttctttgtccaaataagttcatcctcagaatcagaaagaaataaaattctatcccccaaaatcttttcaaaatctaatttcatgctttgatcaacatctaagaaatcaatcgacttccatctagctagcttaaggggtccactagtcacaatttcaaaataatctgctacaaaaacaccccaaagggaggaaagaacaatgattagaggagaccaatccctaatattcaccaaaggtgtgtgtccattccatacttcatcccaaaatctgacctttctaccattatgaacaatccatgagagatgaggcaaaataattgatctacatttacaaagga from Cryptomeria japonica chromosome 3, Sugi_1.0, whole genome shotgun sequence harbors:
- the LOC131054376 gene encoding cytochrome P450 85A1 isoform X1, which codes for MTSTWVFYLLILLLILSVFVTFKINYGVNKNLPPGNMGWIFVGQTRECLMNIHGFVQKRHNKYGKLFKTHIFGCPTVICADLEVSRSLLLSDVSRGLVPGHPKSFMDLMGKWNIIAVQHDLHRRMRGAVLSFINGDTLKGRILAQIDDFVRLNLSDLGGKIVHMHEKCRDMAFYFWARKVICLKKESEIEDLKKDYFELADGLYRVPLDLPFSRYRKSLQARKRIVVKLGEKVRERRKLPLDFHDDLLAEVLRGEINGNVKTKLSDEQILDFLVGTIFAGYDTTANTMMMTIKLLHDFPKALQDLRLEHQGIISRKSSSEERLSWEDYKSMHFTQKIIQETIRAANVVPATIRKATKDIEIQGYMIPKGWKMLLCLTETNAKTNSSENSAVFDPWKMKNGNLMAFGGGSRMCPGKDLAMLEMCVFLHHFLTRYQWEEIESNISFIVFPGIQTSKVMRIRLSDHVDNV
- the LOC131054376 gene encoding cytochrome P450 85A1 isoform X3, with protein sequence MTSTWVFYLLILLLILSVFVTFKINYGVNKNLPPGNMGWIFVGQTRECLMNIHGFVQKRHNKYGKLFKTHIFGCPTVICADLEVSRSLLLSDVSRGLVPGHPKSFMDLMGKWNIIAVQHDLHRRMRGAVLSFINGDTLKGRILAQIDDFVRLNLSDLGGKIVHMHEKCRDMAFYFWARKVICLKKESEIEDLKKDYFELADGLYRVPLDLPFSRYRKSLQARKRIVVKLGEKVRERRKLPLDFHDDLLAEVLRGEINGNVKTKLSDEQILDFLVGTIFAGYDTTANTMMMTIKLLHDFPKALQDLRIIQETIRAANVVPATIRKATKDIEIQGYMIPKGWKMLLCLTETNAKTNSSENSAVFDPWKMKNGNLMAFGGGSRMCPGKDLAMLEMCVFLHHFLTRYQWEEIESNISFIVFPGIQTSKVMRIRLSDHVDNV
- the LOC131054376 gene encoding cytochrome P450 85A1 isoform X2, whose product is MTSTWVFYLLILLLILSVFVTFKINYGVNKNLPPGNMGWIFVGQTRECLMNIHGFVQKRHNKYGKLFKTHIFGCPTVICADLEVSRSLLLSDVSRGLVPGHPKSFMDLMGKWNIIAVQHDLHRRMRGAVLSFINGDTLKGRILAQIDDFVRLNLSDLGGKIVHMHEKCRDMAFYFWARKVICLKKESEIEDLKKDYFELADGLYRVPLDLPFSRYRKSLQARKRIVVKLGEKVRERRKLPLDFHDDLLAEVLRGEINGNVKTKLSDEQILDFLVGTIFAGYDTTANTMMMTIKLLHDFPKALQDLRLEHQGIISRKSSSEERLSWEDYKSMHFTQKIIQETIRAANVVPATIRKATKDIEIQGYMIPKGWKMLLCLTETNAKTNSSENSAVFDPWKMKNGNLMAFGGGSRMCPGKDLAMLEMWEEIESNISFIVFPGIQTSKVMRIRLSDHVDNV